In Telopea speciosissima isolate NSW1024214 ecotype Mountain lineage chromosome 10, Tspe_v1, whole genome shotgun sequence, the DNA window AGGCGGCCTTGTAAATGCGAAGCAAGGCCTACTAAGAAGACTCTTGATGGATGTAAGGACATCGAGGCCATCGAGGATCCACAAACAATCACCACCTAAGGGGAAGGTGGATGTGGCCCGGTCTTGCAAAGATAagaccaagaagaagagaaagaggagggctAGCAAAAGAAGGCGACCAACAAGCTTCAAAGACGGGGAGTTAGTGCTCGACAAGTCCCTAAAGGAGGTGTCTAAGGAGAAGGCTCGCCAACACACCTGGCCCATACGAGGAGAGACATGGAAGACTCAAGTTGTGGCACAATGGACGTTGTTACTTCACACGGGAGGAGGCTATACAGGCGTTCATGCGAGCCATATACGAAGTTCTCCAAGAAGGTTGCGACGAGGGCGTACGCCAACTTGGGCGGGGAGAGTGTCACGGCCCGCCCAACAAAGGCCCACGGGCCTAACttgcaagcccatggacttaGACATTGGGCTAAGACCTAGTCCATGGCCTAGAACTCTCTACACTAGAAGAGAATCTAGATATgttctagaacctctagaaACAAAGATGGTCGAGGAAGTTTCTAGAGAAGCTTCTAGAAAAGCTTTGTAAATATCTAAGGAAGGAGGACAATTCTAGAGTTCTCCAAAGAGCTAGAATCCTCCACAAAGGAGGTGGGAAAATTCTAGTTCCTTAGGCTAGAAAgttctccaccattggatggagaACACTTGTACAAATCCTAACCATACATTGTAAGTTGgggtgcctataaatagaggtggcctcatttggctaaggcacaaccaatcaaccaaccaaccacccaatcaagcaagcaagctatcaagtcttgtactaaaagctttcaagccattcaagtgcattcttttaaagtctctctagtgttctctaagttctcttcccaagtcccttgctagagttggtgAAAGGCGACTTAGTGCTAGAGTGAGTGCTAAATCTTGCGCGGTTGCTTAGTAAGATCTAGGGCCGTGACAATTAGCCTTGAAACCACATTCGATATCGCATTTCATGGCACAGACAGTGGAGCACAGGAGCCAGAACCTTCGCTGGTGCATTGAGTGTAGCAATTCTTCAAACAAGCAGAGTAGTCAAATTAAGGTGGTCTCTGCCTGGTGCACCTGGAACATGGCCAGGAGAACCATGCACATGACGAATGCTGCAACAGTTTTGCCTGCCATTGCTCCTCTGCCGCTTCTCTCTGTCTTGTCCTGATTCTGGAGCAGACTGAAGGATCTGAGGGAGGGGGTATTTAAAGCTCAAACTCATAGTTTAGTTTAGGTGGTGATAAGAGAGAAGCGCTGGATCCAAAATTACGGATTTACTTTGACTGCTATAATTAGGAGATGACATTTGCTGCCACTTAAGAGTGCATAAAGGGATATTCatggaatcaagaaaaaaaagacacaTCTGGGCCTCTCCTAAATATTCCAGAAAATTTTATCTCCTAATTTATACAttgggcaagagaatgctaaccAGTCGTGTAGTCCTTGCACCAGCATGGAGCTCAATGAGAGTGTGTACAAAGGCATTGATTTAGATGCGATTTTTGTTTTCACTGGGGGCTGGACAGTCTCGCACAAAAGCATTAATTTGTGTCTAGGTATGGGAATCACGCGATCCgttagagttctttttcccttatactTAACATATCAAGCAGAAACAAAACGAAATCTAAGTCTCTCCTAAACATTCAGAAAATTTCATTATCGGCAAATTGAGGATGAGAAGACCAAGAAAGAAACATTTGcgatattattaaaaaaaaaaaaattccaatgatcaaatgaaatgaaataggGTATGTGTTTGTTGTTGGGTCCCTAATTTCTCTcctaaaagggttttttttttcacactACTTTAGAACAACTTTACTTCAAATCAAATACCTCATCAAAAATTTCTTGTATATATACTTTCTTAtttcactttattttattttatcgacgataattttatttcactttACTTCCAACCAAATGGAGCTTCAAATGCCATCAATGCAAATATTATGGGGCTGACCAATCGTAGACTTACATTTGGATTCAAATACCATGTTGTTCCTAGAaccgttatcgtctacggttccctgaccagtgcggttccctagtgcctctcacaagaggggggtgggacccacccaaaGCACTTGACCGAACaatctgcccgggtggggtccacactccTCTtttgagaggcactagggaactgcacCGGTTAAGAAACCGCATACAATAAAAATTCATTGTTCCCACCCTCATTTTTCTACTTCAATATACAACACCTCCTGGGGAATTTTATGCATGATTTTGTTTTGAATCATATGATTGGTCATTAGATTGAATATTGTTGCAAAATCTcacatcaaatttatttcctAAAAGTTACTTtatactaagggtgtcaaaactaaACAGGAATCGAATACGGAACCCAAAACCAAGCCGAATTAACCGAACCGAataaatttggtttggtttcagttatGGTATATGAACATTTAATTCGGTTACGTTACGGTTTTAGTTCAAACACTAtcggtttgaaccgaaaccgaaccgaatagcACACTTAAAttcaaattcctttttttttttttgggtgttgcCTTTCCTTTTGAAAGTATAAAGTGGAGAACTTACttgggatttttatttatttattaatatttctggttcttttaaggttttgtgagcATTTTATTTAGAGTTTCTTGAGAACACAGCAAGGTAGCAACAACTAACAACTTAGCAGAATGGAACGGTATTGGAGAACCGAATTAGACCCGTATTGGAAAATCAAATTAGAACCATAACCAAACCGAATTGAGCAGGTGCGGATTCGATTTCCACTTCCAAAACTGACTCAGTTCTCAATTCGATTTCGTATTACACCATCAAGACAtggaaccgaaccgattgacacccttgctTTATCCGACAATAAAATTTAGATTACTGAAATGATTCTACGATAATCTAGACATATAGCCATTGAGGTTTGTAAAATTTAGATTGCTGAAAGGTAATGGTTCTCCATtgactccttttttttttttctctttcttctcgatcttggcaccgttggatttaacatcttccacgtgttgaTCTTTTAGCCCCAAATTGCATCGCACTACACTtttggctctgtttgtttcaacatgtgaaaaattttcatgtaaaattTTCCAGTGTTtgtttaatattatatataattaagtATAATGTTTTACGTCCTACCATCCGGGTTTCCTATCACTTACATCCAAAGTTATGCCAGTATGTACCGTATGCCACTCGATCACCTCATTCGCCGTGTGGCCAGTCATGCCCATCTGGTGTGAGGAGAAATAATACATGCTCACCAACCAATGCTCACCAAATGTTTGTGAAAAATGCCCAAATAGTTTTTTGATCTCAGAATAAAATGGATTATGAatctttttaaagaaaaatgagGTGAGGGAGCTTGTTCTATTAATGGTGGATCTGACAAAAAGTAGAGAAGGGAGCTTGCTCTGTTAATGGTGGAACTAGCAAAGTAGAGACAAACTTGAACTTCAAGGTAGGTTGCAAAGCTGATGAAGCAAACTTGGTTGATTTTGCTTCACTACTCCTGAATAGGATACCTATTCCTTCCCCGTTATATCCTAGCTCGAATTAGATGCTTCTCACTCTCCACGGCAGTATGCATGCGTGCCAGAAAAAGATGACTGGATGGAAGATGTTCCATTGCAGATCTATGTAAAGGATCTTGCGCCATATTAATTTCTTTTCGATGGCCTCGATTCCTTTTAGTCATGGAAGCTCAAGCTCGCTCCTTTGTCtcctatcctttttttttctcatttctcctcataaaaaaaatgaaaattaaaaagtcACGACTCATGAGTCAGTCGCGTAACGATAATTTTGGGGCAAAATTTTCCGTGGCCGTTTCCGGTGAAGTGGAGTAACcagtaaaaattttcaaataacaaaacaaacaatGAAAAATCTAATTCTACAGTAAAATTTGTTTTACCGAAGGTTTATAAGtcaaaacaaacggagcctttaaggaattggagagaattttTCGCCCCCCATTTCCCCCGCCACGAGTTCACGACTCGACGATGCGCCTACTGCTGTATCATTTTCAATGACCAAATAACCCCtacaataattttaaaattCCGACATTCAGTCTTCTTCTGGTTCTCTAGTTTTCTTGTCCCTTAAGCTGCCTGTACCCAAACACACCCTCTTTATTCTCGGTCTTAGAAGCTCAAAATAgcgaagaacaagaaaaaaaggggagggaaaagagaaagatagTTGAGAGATGGAGTGTGTATTCGGACTTGTTGGGAACGGATTCGCACTGGTGGTGGCCGATTCATCTGCAGTACACAGCATATTGGTTCATAAATCGAACGAAGACAAGATTATGGTTCTTGATTCTCACAAGCTTTTGGGCGCTAGCGGTGAGAGCGGTGACAGGTCCTtctctcccactttctctttctttcacaTCTCTGTGATACTTCTGATTGGAAGAATTTATGGTATTTGATTCTCTTTTATTTAGTCCTGGATTGTGAAACTTCGCATTTCTTAACAACATTGCAGAGTTCAATTCACGGAATATATACAGAAGAATGTAGCTTTGTATCAGTTCCGTAATGGGATCCCTTTGACAACAGCAGCCGCTGCTAATTTCACGCGAAATGAGCTCGCCACCGCTTTGAGAAAGGTCCTTTTCATACTTGATACTTCTTGCTTCTTACTTGCTTGATATAGGGTTTCATGGATTTTTTTAGGTTTGTAGGGCTAAAGGTCTCTTCAccttctttttggggttagttCTGTGCGATCATGAATGCTGCGATCAGACGCTGGAGAGTATGTAGGGTTTGGGCTTGATTTAGTTAATTCTAGGATCCTAACTTCTCTTAAGATTTGGTGACACTTGGTAATATTTGGATACTAAGCTAATCCATTTTGAACTTGTTGGTATAACTGTGTTTGGTTGCTTTCCTGGAcgaaagaaatggaaaatgagagGAAATTTCATCCACCTATTGTTTGGTTGTAGGGGGTAAATAAAGAGTAAATTTATGACGAATTTCAGTGAAAACTGGCCCAAAGTGGTCCAAACCAGAACCGCAAGGTATGGTTCTGGCCTGGGTTGCTTCTTCCTGCATTGGTACTTCAAGGACTACCTCTGATCTGCATCAGCCCCTCTTTATCATTGACTTGATTTAGCCTTGTCCTGTTTGTCACATTTTGAGCCTGGGGATTCGGGATGAGTGATAGttttaaaacttttattttatcatattGTGGAGTTGTGATACAGAGCTAAAAGTTATAAACATGTGATTCATGATAAGTTTGGGTTTGAGGGGTTATAGCAGGTCAGGTATTTGTGTAAGATATAGTGCTATGTTATAGGGTGAAGCTTGATTAGAAATTTGGTTGAGCAAATCAACTTGGTGTTTTACTGGAGTGTTCTCAAACTATCGTTTTTGAATCCCCTAGAAGAGTATATTGGCAGCTAGTACCTTATTCTAAGCCATGGGATTAAAATCAACTAATTTTGGTCAAAAGCACCGAAATATCTGAATATTTGGGGATTAAGATTCAAATAGTTCACTAAATTGGTGTAAGAATAACTAATATTGAAGTTGAATTCCCAGAAAATATTCTGCCAGCTGTGACTGAAATCATGTTTGAAATTGAATCTAATACTGACAGAAATCATGTTTGAAATTGAATCTTAATTTAATGTATTAGCTAAAGTTTGGGATCCACCTTTGCCCCTGAAGGCTAgaactggaattttttttaactgGTCTATGATGTCGGGCAAGTTGTTGACTCATCATGACATTTATTCTTTGGAAATGGGAGACTTTTGCTCCTTAATGTTCATGTATTTTGCTGGTCAGTTGGAAGGTCCAGGTAATCACCTTTCATTTACTGTTTATTACTGTTTTTAATCCCTCAAACTCCTTGAGTTAGATAAGTCATGTCATGTTTCATGCAATATTTGCAACGTTAATGGAGGATGGGTGGTACCTTTTCATTTAATGGCTACATAGGTCTTATCTATGATATATGGGGCATTTGGGAGGGGGTAAAAACCAAAGGGAAGGTTTTCATTTGCCAAAACATTCATGAACTTTTCTAAGACATCAGATATTGGTTTCCTGAAAAAATTCCTTAAAAGTAgattttttcgttttttttttttttttttgaattttatgaTAAATAAATTGAATGTGAAAGTGGTCTGGTGACCATCAAGAAGGCCtttcaaaactttgaaaaaatgtTTATAATTTATTAGTGAAGAAATTGTACCAGAAGATGGAACGGTGTAGGCAAGAGAGCTAGTAAAAAAATAGGTACTTTGACCTTTAAGGTAAGTCATTGATTAACTAATCGCTAACAGGCCAAATAAAATATTTCGTCGTACATATTGATACCCAAAAGAATTGTTAAAACTGCAAATAGTCAAAGAAGTTTGAGCCTAGTAAAGTAAATGGGAAATTTGAATTTAAAGGGATTGAGTTTTCTAAAATTACAAATTCACTCCTTAGTAGAGAGAATGAAATAATGTAAAATCAACTAGGTGGTGGGTCTTATAGTTTAGATTTATcaagaaatttgacatgtagtgatgcagttaagattgtccaattgggtGAGTTGGGTCtcagaagactttattttggccccATGGTTGGATTCTATCGACCTttggcttcttatttttgggtttattgatgtaatggcCCTAATTTATCAGCTCAATGCGAATAATATTAGTACATGTAATTAGTTGTTATGTTgggtgtttgagttagattaagatacttaatagctagatagagttatgttttgagtttattactttattgagtgtaacaaagtgattaggagtccttttatgagttaaattaggaattttagatggtttttatatatgtaatacatccccatcaattagagatgatttgagtaaagactATGAGAGTTTTGGGGCTGTTGAGCAATGCATAcaggattggtatcccaaacctgatttcttctctttttcctcccaagaagatcgatctcatctctcttccctcttcttccattgatctgttttcttcccttaacaacgcaattgcttcctttatctcagatctgatcacagatCTGTTCATTGGgcctgcttgcatctgagattTGTAATCTGGATTTGCAGATTGCATTATTAGTATCAAAGCCGAACCTGAGGCTACATTATGGAGGTTGATCTTTTCGATTCACGTATGAGATTTGTAATCTGGATTTGCAGATTGCAGATTGCATTATTTAGTAATCTGGATTATACAGTATCTGAGATTTGTAATCTGGATTTGCAGATTGCATTATTTAGTATTAGAGCCAAACCTGAGGCTACATTATGGAGGTTGATCTTTTCGATTCACGTCGTTTGATTATTGATGAAATCCGTTCATTAAAAGAAAGTCTATGAATAGGACTTTGTGATCTCCAAACAGGGCTTCTTGATCTCAAGATTGTTGATAATACTAACCGCTTCTGTGATGAGATGTCAAATATGATAGAAGCTTTAGAGGATGGATCAGAGGTGGTAGAAAAGGTGGACAGCGAAAGTGACGATCATGTTGAAGTAAACAGTCTGATAAGATTGAAGCTGAGGAATTGATCGACGGTCCGATTGCAGATGTGAAATCCCTCTATCAAATTCCAATTGGAGAGATATCGTTTGCCAATGATCATCAAGAGATCGTGAAATTCATTGGATCATTGTCTCATCAAAACCGATGATTGCATATTCTGATTGAGTGGTGCTGATTCTCTTGTTTTATAAAACTTAGAggacgagtttttctcaacatcaGGGAAATTGATGTAGTTAAAattgtccaattgggtcagTCGGGTCtcagaagactttattttggctcATGGTTATGTTCTACGGACCTTGAGCTTCTcattatttttgggtttattgatgtaatgggcctaatttatatTATAAGCGCATAGAGTGGGGATAATGTTAGTAcacgggattagtagttaagttgaatgtttgagttagattagtatacttaatagctagatagagtTAAGAGTTTATTTATTGTAATTGGGTGTATTCGAGTGATTAAGAGTCCTTTTATGAAttaaattaggaattttaggtttttatatatgtaatacatcccccattaactagagatgatttgaataaagaatatgAGATTTTTCTAATAGTTTTGGGGTGGTTGAGCAATATGCATACTGGATTAgtatcccaaacctgatttcttctcttttgttctcttcctcccaagaagattgatCTTATCTATCTTCCCTCCTCTTCCCtcgatctgatttcttcccttaacaatgCAGTTACTTGCATTGAGTTTGGTATCTCAATGTTCTTAACACAATATCTTAGTCTCATGGCTACATGTTTTACTTGGAATTTAAGTGTGTTAACCGGTAAGATATGTTTTTAATAAACAATCTTGGGTTGTGCCTAGGTCGGTGCCTCTGTGGATAGTTAGTCAAATAAAGATTATGTGGCTTGAGATGCTTGCTGTCTAGcatcttttttcatttttattttattttactattCGTGGATCATTTTCCCTTTGGAACTCTACCCATTCTGTTTTGTATTACCCTTGatatcttcttccctttttataTTTATCTTTGTTTAGTGGGGTCTTTTGTACTGAAGAAGCGAAGACAATGATCGTCCACCACAGTAGGcttttacttttcaaaaatgTCAATACTGGGCATTTTTAGTTAGAAGCATGTTCTGCATCTTGATGACACTAGTCAATTGAGTCAATTCaaccttatcctaactaaatgggtttggcaacatggatcctttttctccaatcagcccTATttaaagccatacttgttactaattctatgctatgcatgtcttttttCATCACTTCTCTTGGAGTAAAATAGGCTtaccctggctcttttagctcattCGATTTAAATCAAATTGCCCCTCTGTATTGGAGCActcaaaggcctccgttgcacatgtccatgccacctcaaccgactttctcgcaacttatcatgtattggaactactcctaaattagctctaatttttttattccttattttatttgtgctagttttaccactcatccatctcaacattcttATTTGagctacactaagtttgtttAAATGTTGTTTCTTCATGGCCAAATATTTggctccatacatcattgctgGCTGTATAaccacacaacactccagatgcATACAACCACTTCATCTTTTTGTATATCCAAATCACAttgcttctccattcatctagtatttttcttgtgctcataatcttattaaacaatttaattGGCAAAGTTAATCCACAAATTCCTAGTCCTTCCACAATTTTACTGGGATACCATCTAGATCTATTGATGTATCTATTTTCATCTTCGTTGAAGCTTCCTTTTCTTCAAACACCCTAATTTTCTGTATATATCTAAGGTTTGTGGTTTCTTGATGGCCATTACAGCTGTTTAAAACACAAGTACTTGTGTTCTTTTCATTTAGTAAGTTGTGGAAATAGTTTTGCCATATCTAATTTCCTCACCTCTTATTAATACATtgtcatcttcacttttaatgcatctaatATGGTTGGAAtctcctcttcctttccatCATTTTAGCTAATTTATAGATATATTCTATCCCTTCCGGTGTGCCTAAATTGttatagagatcctcatatttcttaatCATTGTTTTCCCTACTATTTTCATAGCTTCATGCCTAGCAAATTTATATCTATTTTAGATCCTCCTCATCCTTATTCCTTTGCCAAGTTTTAAAAACTAGATTTTTTAGGATTAATGGTTGCTTGAACTTCATCATTCCATCACCAAGTTTCCCTGATGATGGCATGGTAATTTCAACAGCTATGGTTAAGCTGTGAGTTGGATGTACAGCATTAACCACCAGCACTGGCCTTCTTGTTCTGGTGGCTGAAGCAACAATACTCATGTGAGACAGTGAGAGATCGAGCTTCAAATGTGTCAGATGGTCTGATGCTCCATTACCATGTAGGAGGTTGAAGTTGTTTGTCTTCATGCTATTGTGATCATGGTTTGTGCCATCTCATCCATGTGGAACGGGTTCCTCTCGCTGCTAGTGAACCCCATAGCAATTTGTTGGgaataaaaccaaacaattttgtCTTTGGAGGACTCAACCAAATTATGGATTTAAAGAATGTTAATTTGTATCTTCATCTTGCCTCTTATTATTTCAGCTAGGTCTGATAATATGTACTGTTAGATTTACTTGCAAAATTTGTTGGGGGATGACTTAGCGGATTGGTGTTTAAGGCTTTGAGCCGCTGTGTGGGGAGATTCAATTAAGCAGAAAGAAGAGGTCTCTATTGATGCTGGAGCATGTATTGGCTAAGACTAGGTTGGACTGAGCCTCTAGGATTATGGATTTAAGAGCAAGACGCTGTCAGATTTCTTTGCCTCAAGTTTTGAATGATATTGCTGGCAGGAGGTGAATTACACAAGCAACACGAGATTGGAAGGTGAAATTTGATAGATATTGGACTAAGGAAAATTTAATTAACGCACGTATATGATCCTTAGATTAGATTATGGTGTATGGAATGTAATCCAAGGTGTCACATAACTGTAAATTATTCCATTTTATACTCTGTAGAATTTGTGTAAGTTGCTGACATATGTTATGATGATGGGATTATTGGTTCTTATTAACTTTCTGATTTCTTGATAAAATTGGCTGGGTTGTAAACTATAAAGTTTCTTTTCTGGCTGGGTGTTGTGTGTTCTGTGAGACTGGTGGATTGTTCTTTTCTGTTGCATTGTTGAGCACTTGATCTCATAGTGCTTTTTAATGGTGACTGCGAACTCACCTCCTTTCATGCTCTACTGGGGGACAGTTAGTACTGCCAAGGGGCACATGAGTTTGTCTGGGTGATGTCCCACATCCAAAGAGCAATGGTCCTTTGTCAAGAACATTAGTTTGTAGTATCATGTCAAGTAAACTGTGCAAACCAGGGGTGTGCAAATTGTATTACAAATTTATTGTAATTAGCTTGTTTGTCTTCTGTGATCTTGCTTTAGATGCTTTAAGTTTCAACCATAGTAGCATATGATAATCATCTCATTAGTTCTGATTGTCACATTACTCAAGTTTTGAAGTAAAATGTTTGGATTACTGTCAGTGAATTATGAAATGAATTTTGAGCAAGCATTTTGTGTGAAAGtggtgctctctctctctctctcacacacacacacacatgcaatACTCACAAAATCTGGTACAAAGATGGAATACCCAGTGAGCTATGCAGATGGTAGCCTGATTAAATTAGTTTTGAGCACGCATTGGTTCATGTTCCTTGTACTGTGTAAGTTGCTGGGTTTGATCCCAATTTCCAACTAGTCACTAGTCTCAGTTGTTTCCATGTGGTCATTTACACACTGCACTTTGGTATGGATTCTCCTTGATGTTTGTCTGTGCAAACATCCATCTATATAGAGAGGGCTATGGCCATCGAATTCTCCCACTCGTATCAATGAATACCATAATGGGAACAGAATCATTTTGGGAAGTTTTGTGTTCATGTTTTCCATTTGttcttttgaaaagaaaatatccTGAAAaactctttttaaaattttttccccTGAAATGTTGCACTCTTGATTTTTCAGAATCCATACTCTGTAAACATTCTTTTGGCTGGCTATGACAAGGAAACTGGCCCATCACTATACTACGTCGACTACATAGCGACCCTTCACAAGATCGAGAAAGGGGCATTTGGTTATGGATCTTATTTCTCTTTGTCCATGATGGACAGACACTACCACAGTGGGATGACAGTGGAAGAAGCAATCGATTTGGTTGACAAATGCATACTTGAGATCAGGTCCCGGTTGGTTGTGGCACCACCAAATTTCGTGATCAAGATAGTTGACAAGGATGGAGCAAGGGAGTTTGCCTGGCGTGAATCCATTATAGATGTTACTGTTTCTTCAGCTTGAGCTTGTTTTGATTGTTCGACTTGGACCATCCATCCTGTCTTATTGTTCTTCCAAAATTTGGTATTCTTATGGAATATAACTTGTTTCACTTGCTTGACTGTTCAAAGCTGTTGAAATGTCATGTATACATGCTTTACAATGGTTGTAGTCTTCGAGGAGTTGCAGATTTGCCGTAAAGGGTTGATGGGAAAGTGCATTGGTGGAGTGGCAATGGTTTGCTTACTTTGGAATTCTGATTTAATTTTGGACTAGCCACTCCTTGTGATAATAACCTTTCAAAAACGAAAATGCTAAGTCACATAAATGTTACTGGATGCTGGTTCTGAATAGAGTTAATGGAAAATGacgatctcttcttttttctaaatACAAGGGAGATGAaggggatttggatcctctccaatgaggcaTCCGATGGCtgagctgtgctgcacacatctctaTGGCATTTGTATGAAAGAAAGAACGTTGCCATACTGCGTAGCAAACACTAGTCTCTCTATCTTATAAAATAACTTTCTCACGAAAACTTTAATCATAGTTCAGGATAATCGCTAATGGCATACTTGAATACATGCACGTTAAATCAAAGGTGGTGTTTCAAAAGTTGCTGGACATATTATAATAGGGAATTACTAGTTTTTAGGTTTTCGTAAATGTAATCTTAGTTTTATGACTTTAACTCGGATTCTTTATCATTATCCATTTCTGAAGAGGAGAGCCTGATTGTGGAAGGAATGTTGTTCTATTTCGTaattaagaaacaaaaatagtaactaaGGGTTTGTATGGTAACCTTTCAAAAAATGGATTCTGACGTTTTTCCTGATTCTGGGGGTAGAATTGAATCAAATTATGTATGGTTTGTCCGGTCCGTTTCTGTGATTCTTTGAAACGGACTGGATGATATAATGAATTCTGGCAAGcttttgagaaacaccaaaatggaGTTTCTCAATTCTAAGAATTGATTTTATGAAAAATCGGGTAGACTTAGGACGACTTAAGTTAGAGGGGCATTTTTTGGAATTTTCCCtcaaaacataacaaaaccTAAAACGGCTTTAccctctccatctctccaaCGAAGAACACTGCCAGCCCTCTTCTCTCCATCGTTTCAGCCTCTGTTCGAACGAAGGGAAAAGCTCTGATTTATCAAAGCTTGGATCATCTGCATCTCCATCAACTCAGGTAatgtttcctttcttcttcttcttcttcttcttcatctgtaCTTCTActactatttctcttcttcttcttctttttgtgatctagggtttaaaaccTTAGATCACAAAAACGAAATTAAAACACCGTCTATAAATTGATCGCTCTTTGAGAATCCTCCTCTGTA includes these proteins:
- the LOC122642092 gene encoding proteasome subunit beta type-2-A, which gives rise to MECVFGLVGNGFALVVADSSAVHSILVHKSNEDKIMVLDSHKLLGASGESGDRVQFTEYIQKNVALYQFRNGIPLTTAAAANFTRNELATALRKNPYSVNILLAGYDKETGPSLYYVDYIATLHKIEKGAFGYGSYFSLSMMDRHYHSGMTVEEAIDLVDKCILEIRSRLVVAPPNFVIKIVDKDGAREFAWRESIIDVTVSSA